In a genomic window of Babylonia areolata isolate BAREFJ2019XMU chromosome 3, ASM4173473v1, whole genome shotgun sequence:
- the LOC143280180 gene encoding uncharacterized protein LOC143280180 gives MKTAGMFVVAVAMLMWVKAMDETSGSGDNIAICPPLISELRNGTCVFVNSKVRDKIRAALNRRDFIVPNQVCPYCSSGVYDAYPDWDNCTQFKYCLDGRVTILSCQDLGGMVFNPALKACEQNRTTNNMCLNRNVNLLGLMVR, from the exons ATGAAGACTGCTGGGATGTTTGTGG TTGCGGTGGCGATGTTGATGTGGGTGAAGGCGATGGACGAGACCTCTGGGTCGGGTGATAATATAGCCATTTGCCCCCCTCTCATCAGTGAGCTCAGAAATGGCACGTGCGTTTTCGTCAACTCTA AAGTGAGAGACAAGATAAGAGCGGCGCTGAACAGACGAGACTTCATCGTTCCGAACCAAG TGTGTCCGTATTGCTCCTCCGGTGTGTACGACGCCTACCCTGACTGGGACAACTGCACACAGTTCAAGTACTGCCTGGACGGGCGTGTCACCATTCTCAGTTGTCAGGACCTGGGGGGCATGGTCTTTAACCCCGCCCTGAAGGCATGTGAGCAGAACCGAACCACCAACAACATGTGTCTCAACAGGAATGTCAACCTCCTCGGTTTGATGGTCCGCTGA